The sequence GACCAGCTCGAGGATCCCGCCCAGGCGAAGGGGATCGTCGAGCGCGGCGTCACCGAAGTCATGACGCCCGGCACCGTGACCGCGGAAGGGTTTCTCGATCCGCTGTCCTCCAACGACCTGGCCTCGCTGTGGCCGGAAGCCGAGAGCCTCGGCGCATGCCTGGCCGATGCTTCGAGCGGCGAAGTGCGGTTGTTCGAAGCCACCTGGGATGAAGCGCCGGGGATCCTGTCGCGACAGCGGGTGGCCGAGTGGGTGGTTCCGGCGGCCGCGGATCTCGAACCCGCGATCGCCGGGCAGTTGGAAGGCGTGCTGCGCGGACAGGCCGGGCCGCGGAGCGCGATCCCCTCGGCGCGATTCCTCGATCACGAACGTCTGGTCGCGCGCTGGGGCTCCGGGCAGCTGGAGGCCCTGCGCGATCTGCCGGTGGCGTTGCGCGCGGCGGCCGGCGCTCTCGACTACCTGGATCGCATGCAGGGTGGAGCGGCGCTCCAGCTCAGCCGCGTCGAACGCTGGCGCGAGTCCGACACCCTGAGCCTCGACGGCGCGACGCTCCGCCATCTCGAGGTGTTCGAGCCCCAGCCGGGGGGCGAAGCGCGGCACACGCTCTGGCACCATCTCAACCTCGCCATGACCGCGAGCGGCGCGCGCCGCGTGCGCCGGTGGCTCGAGCGCCCGCTGACGCGTCGCGCCGAGCTCGAATGGCGTCTCGACCGCGTGCAGACGTGGGTGGATCAGCCGCTGGCGCGCGGAAACCTGCGCGACCAGCTGAAGGGCTTCCCGGATCTCGAGCGCCTGACCGCACGGCTGGCGGCGTCGCGGTCGACGCCCCGCGAGCTGGGAGTGCTGCGCGACGGACTCGCGCGCCTGCCGCGGGTGCGTGCGGCGCTGGAGGGCGCGGCCGGTCTGGGCTCGCTCGGCGAACCGCTGCGGGCGCCCGCGGAGCTGCTCGAGATGCTGGAGCGCACGCTGGTGGACGATCCACCACCGCTGTCGGGCGAAGGCGGCATCGTGCGCGCCGGGGTGGATGCCTATCGCGATCAGCTCGACGACCTCGCGCATTCCGGCAAGCGCTGGATCGCCGAGCTCGAGGCGACCGAGCGCCAGCGCACCGGGATCCCGAGCCTGCGCGTGGGCTACAACCGCGTGTTCGGCTATTACCTCGAAGTGACGCGCCCCCATCTCGACAAGGTGCCGGCCGAGTGGGAGCGTCGCCAGACCCTGACCGGGGCCGAGCGATTCGTCACTCCGGCTCTGAAGGAGCGCGAGAGCGAGGTGCTCGGCGCCGAGGAGAAGCTGCGCTCGCGCGAGCACGAGCTGTTCCTAAAGCTTCGCGATCGCGCCGCGACGTTCGCCGCGGCGCTCCAGCGCGTGGCCGACTCGCTGGCCGAGCTGGACGCGAGCGCCGCCGCCGCCGAGGCCTCGGCGCGCTATGGCTGGGTGCGTCCCGAACTCGAGGACTCGGACCGGCTGAAGCTCGAGGGCTCGCGTCATCCGGTGGTCGAGCGCCTGCTGCCGCGCGGGGAGTTCGTTCCCAACGACGTCGAGCTCGACGGCGCGCGCCGCCAGATCCTCCTGCTCACCGGGCCCAACATGGGCGGCAAGAGCACCTACCTGCGCCAGGTGGCGTTGGCGGTGCTGCTCGGGCAGGCCGGCTGGTTCGTGCCGGCGACGCGCGCGGTCCTCGGGCTGGTGGATCGCCTGTTCACGCGCGTCGGCGCCGCCGATCGGCTGGGCGCGGGGCAGAGCACCTTCATGGTCGAGATGAGCGAGACCGCCGAGATCCTGCGCGCGGCCACGTCGCGCTCGCTGGTGTTGCTCGACGAGGTGGGCCGCGGGACCTCGACCTACGACGGCCTGGCGCTGGCCTGGGCGGTGACCGAACACCTCCACGCCGCCGGCGGCGCGCGGCCCCGCACCCTGTTCGCCACCCACTATCACGAGCTGACCCAGCTCGCCGGAAAGCTGCGCCGGCTCGCCAACGTGCACGTGGCCGTCAAGGAGTGGGAAGGACGTGTGGTCTTTCTGCACCGCATTCTCGAAGGGCCCGCCGACCGCTCGTACGGCATCCACGTGGCCGAGCTGGCGGGTCTGCCCCCCGGCGTGATCGAGCGCGCGCGCGAGGTGCTGGCCGAGCTCGAGAGCGAGCGGACGCCCGAAGAGCTGGAGGCGGCGCGTTCCCGGCCCGGTGAGGCGGCGCGTACGCCGACCCCGGGCGCGCCTCCGGCTGCGCTGCCGCTGTTCCCGGCCGGCGAGCCCGCGCTGGTCGAGGAATTGAGCGCTCTCGAGATCGATCGCCTCACCCCGCTCGAGGCGCTGCAGAAGCTGTCGGAGTGGAAGACGAAGTGGGGCCGCCCGGGGGGCCGCTAGCCCGACGAACGCGCCTCGCGAGCGAGCGTGGATCAGAACGCCGGACGGAGCTCCAGCGCCCTCCGCGCCAGTCCCGCCGCGAGTCGCGTCGAATCCCCGCGAGCGATCACCGCGCGCAGGGTTTCGGCCGCCTCGGGTCGATTGCCGTAGGCCCGCGGCGCCACCCACAGCGCGTGAGCGGCCTCGACGCGCAGGATCTCGAGCGGGTCTCCTC is a genomic window of Candidatus Sulfotelmatobacter sp. containing:
- the mutS gene encoding DNA mismatch repair protein MutS gives rise to the protein MSRVSASATRTPLMQQYARVKLEHPDAFLFFRLGDFYEMFFEDAVKGAALLGLTLTSRNKHDPEPIPMCGIPWHQRDIYVARLLRMGHKVAICDQLEDPAQAKGIVERGVTEVMTPGTVTAEGFLDPLSSNDLASLWPEAESLGACLADASSGEVRLFEATWDEAPGILSRQRVAEWVVPAAADLEPAIAGQLEGVLRGQAGPRSAIPSARFLDHERLVARWGSGQLEALRDLPVALRAAAGALDYLDRMQGGAALQLSRVERWRESDTLSLDGATLRHLEVFEPQPGGEARHTLWHHLNLAMTASGARRVRRWLERPLTRRAELEWRLDRVQTWVDQPLARGNLRDQLKGFPDLERLTARLAASRSTPRELGVLRDGLARLPRVRAALEGAAGLGSLGEPLRAPAELLEMLERTLVDDPPPLSGEGGIVRAGVDAYRDQLDDLAHSGKRWIAELEATERQRTGIPSLRVGYNRVFGYYLEVTRPHLDKVPAEWERRQTLTGAERFVTPALKERESEVLGAEEKLRSREHELFLKLRDRAATFAAALQRVADSLAELDASAAAAEASARYGWVRPELEDSDRLKLEGSRHPVVERLLPRGEFVPNDVELDGARRQILLLTGPNMGGKSTYLRQVALAVLLGQAGWFVPATRAVLGLVDRLFTRVGAADRLGAGQSTFMVEMSETAEILRAATSRSLVLLDEVGRGTSTYDGLALAWAVTEHLHAAGGARPRTLFATHYHELTQLAGKLRRLANVHVAVKEWEGRVVFLHRILEGPADRSYGIHVAELAGLPPGVIERAREVLAELESERTPEELEAARSRPGEAARTPTPGAPPAALPLFPAGEPALVEELSALEIDRLTPLEALQKLSEWKTKWGRPGGR